One stretch of Cohnella algarum DNA includes these proteins:
- the ftsL gene encoding cell division protein FtsL, with protein MPQQYYGNLALRPERKPEEPARKKAPAPSRSPDPRRRSIPVGEKLLYLLSVFLFVAVSSVVIYRYAGLYQLNREIQTVTTQYEQRVEENKELQREIDKLKDPSRIKEIAGQNGLLQNDEQPITLSPDSGQPAADSNP; from the coding sequence ATGCCGCAACAATATTATGGGAACCTGGCTCTCCGTCCGGAACGGAAGCCCGAGGAGCCGGCAAGAAAGAAAGCGCCTGCTCCTTCGCGGTCGCCCGATCCGCGCCGCCGTTCGATTCCGGTCGGGGAAAAACTGCTTTATTTGCTGTCCGTATTTTTGTTCGTTGCCGTATCCAGCGTCGTCATCTACCGATACGCGGGCCTCTATCAGCTCAACCGCGAAATTCAAACGGTCACGACCCAGTACGAGCAGCGGGTGGAAGAAAACAAAGAGCTGCAAAGAGAAATCGACAAGCTGAAAGATCCCAGCCGAATCAAAGAGATTGCCGGGCAAAACGGACTTTTGCAAAACGACGAACAACCGATCACGCTGTCTCCCGACTCCGGTCAACCTGCCGCGGATTCGAATCCGTAA
- a CDS encoding penicillin-binding transpeptidase domain-containing protein, protein MERRIKLRTLLLGGLITLLFFGLIVRIYWVQVANAEFWEGQARQTWVTSKKLVQDRGTITDRDGKVLAADTVAYTLAVGPKKLHELEEEHPEWRLVDQIVSKFGIVLGKDETEIREAIDAKKSDGTYLAQREIRPEGWKMDKEVADRLMAFRDQLKEQTGQSDVGIYFIEEKKRFYPNDSLASHILGYENKEGEAVMGMEKTLNEELKGQEGSITYEKDGIRTQLANGNVEVKQAVDGKNVRLTIDQDIQFYMEEALKEAYKQYNPVSITAIAADPKTMDILGMVSLPDFDPNNYWNYSSNQEAFKNNAIQSVYEPGSTFKIVTLAAAVEEGLFNPNAYYDSGSISISSKDKPIHDHNWSGWGRISYLEGLKYSSNVAFVKLGYQMLGKELFKQYIDNFGFGAKTGIELQGEVIGKTSLTWNRDYASATFGQGVTVTPIQQVAAVAAVANGGKLYQPHLVKEIVDPATGEKTVTEPKVVRQVISEETSRQVGEYLEQVVSDQEIGTGRNAYIPGYRIAGKTGTAQVVENGIYSEDKFVVSFIGYAPVEDPQIVLYVLVDRPQDEYAGGGSVAAPIFKKIMEQSLRHLGVMPQLEEEDAETGEETESAPVTATVPDAAGKTIEQAAASLQSAGFQAEVLGKGDKVLHQLPVAGSVFPTADRVYLLTEEKVGSVPDMTGLSLRDALDLCSLLGATCRVTGEGYVSAQQSTVTDGAISVVLALAPPGQKAEIEDGASDGETGDAADGQSDGDAGQTEEETDDRTQSNP, encoded by the coding sequence ATGGAAAGACGAATCAAATTGCGCACGCTGCTGTTGGGAGGGCTCATCACCCTCCTGTTTTTCGGTTTGATCGTCCGAATCTATTGGGTTCAAGTCGCCAATGCCGAGTTTTGGGAGGGACAAGCCCGCCAAACCTGGGTAACGAGCAAAAAGCTCGTGCAGGACCGCGGGACGATCACGGACCGGGACGGCAAGGTGCTGGCCGCCGACACGGTCGCCTATACGCTGGCCGTCGGGCCGAAAAAGCTTCACGAGCTTGAAGAAGAGCATCCCGAATGGCGCTTGGTCGACCAGATCGTTTCCAAGTTCGGCATCGTGCTGGGCAAGGACGAGACGGAGATTCGCGAGGCGATCGACGCCAAAAAATCGGACGGGACCTACCTTGCCCAACGCGAAATCCGTCCCGAAGGCTGGAAAATGGACAAGGAAGTCGCCGACCGGTTGATGGCGTTTCGCGATCAGTTGAAGGAGCAAACCGGCCAATCCGACGTCGGCATTTATTTTATCGAAGAGAAGAAACGTTTTTATCCGAACGATTCGCTGGCTTCGCATATTCTCGGCTACGAGAATAAAGAAGGGGAAGCGGTCATGGGGATGGAAAAAACGCTGAACGAAGAATTAAAGGGACAGGAAGGCTCGATCACCTACGAAAAAGACGGCATCCGGACGCAATTGGCCAACGGAAACGTAGAGGTCAAGCAGGCGGTCGACGGGAAAAACGTCAGGCTGACGATCGATCAGGACATTCAGTTTTACATGGAAGAAGCGCTGAAAGAGGCTTACAAGCAGTATAATCCGGTCAGCATCACGGCGATCGCGGCCGACCCGAAGACGATGGACATACTGGGAATGGTCAGCCTGCCGGATTTCGATCCGAACAACTATTGGAATTATTCGTCCAATCAGGAAGCGTTCAAAAACAACGCGATCCAGTCGGTGTACGAGCCCGGTTCGACCTTCAAAATCGTGACGCTGGCGGCGGCGGTGGAAGAAGGGCTGTTCAATCCGAACGCCTACTACGATTCGGGGAGCATCAGCATTTCCAGCAAGGACAAGCCGATCCACGATCACAACTGGAGCGGGTGGGGCCGGATCTCGTATTTGGAAGGCCTGAAATATTCCAGTAACGTCGCGTTCGTCAAGCTCGGCTATCAAATGCTCGGCAAAGAGTTGTTCAAGCAATATATCGACAATTTCGGCTTCGGCGCCAAAACGGGCATCGAGCTGCAAGGCGAAGTGATCGGCAAAACGTCGCTGACGTGGAATCGCGACTACGCTTCGGCCACGTTCGGCCAAGGCGTAACGGTTACGCCGATCCAGCAGGTTGCGGCGGTCGCGGCGGTCGCGAACGGCGGCAAGCTGTACCAGCCGCATTTGGTCAAAGAGATCGTCGATCCGGCAACGGGAGAAAAAACGGTGACCGAGCCGAAGGTCGTGCGCCAGGTCATTTCCGAGGAAACGTCCAGGCAGGTCGGCGAATATTTGGAGCAGGTCGTCAGCGACCAGGAAATCGGCACGGGCCGCAACGCGTACATTCCCGGCTACCGGATTGCCGGCAAAACGGGCACCGCCCAGGTCGTCGAAAACGGGATTTACTCCGAGGACAAATTCGTCGTTTCGTTCATCGGCTACGCGCCGGTGGAAGATCCGCAGATCGTCCTGTACGTCCTGGTCGACCGTCCGCAGGACGAATATGCGGGCGGCGGCTCGGTCGCGGCCCCGATTTTCAAAAAAATCATGGAGCAGTCGCTTCGCCATCTCGGCGTCATGCCGCAATTGGAAGAGGAGGACGCCGAAACCGGCGAAGAGACGGAAAGCGCGCCGGTAACGGCGACCGTTCCCGACGCCGCGGGCAAGACGATCGAGCAGGCGGCGGCTTCGCTGCAAAGCGCGGGGTTTCAGGCGGAAGTGCTCGGCAAGGGCGATAAAGTGCTCCACCAGCTGCCCGTCGCGGGGAGCGTGTTTCCGACGGCCGACCGCGTCTACTTGCTTACGGAGGAAAAAGTCGGCAGCGTGCCGGACATGACGGGGCTGTCGCTGCGCGACGCGCTCGATCTGTGCTCGCTGCTCGGCGCGACGTGCCGGGTGACCGGCGAAGGCTACGTAAGCGCCCAACAGTCCACGGTCACGGACGGCGCCATATCCGTCGTGCTGGCCCTTGCGCCTCCCGGTCAAAAAGCCGAAATCGAGGACGGCGCTTCGGACGGGGAGACCGGCGATGCCGCCGACGGACAATCGGACGGAGATGCCGGGCAGACCGAAGAAGAGACGGACGATCGGACGCAATCGAATCCATAA
- a CDS encoding stage V sporulation protein D, whose amino-acid sequence MKISQVTVRRRLFAALIFVIVGFGALIFRLGYVQLWNGEELSEKAEDSWRREIPFAAKRGAIADRNGVSLAYNVSSPTVYAVPAQVKDPGETARKLSPLLGMTEEKLYSQLTKKESNVRLQPGGRKMTTELAQRVRDLDLPGIVVAEDSKRYYPYGSMASHILGIVGYDGGLTGLEKKYDELLSGINGNVSFLTDAAGRQMPNSSENYVPSRDGLTLQLTLDQKIQSIVERELDQAMLQYQADSVIAIAMDPDTGEILAMGSRPTFQPDLYQEVDPSVYNRILPIWMTYEPGSTFKIITLSAALEEKKVDLKNEFFYDPGFVDVAGAKLRCWKKGGHGSQSFLEVVENSCNPGFVALGQRLGKDALFKYIQDFGFGKRTGIDLEGEENGILFKPKQVGPVELATTSFGQGVSVTPIQQITAVAAAINGGKLYKPHVSKAWVHPETGTVLEETQPELVREVISPETSRQVREALESVVARGTGGNAFLDGYRVGGKTGTAQKVVNGRYSPNEHIVSFIGFAPADDPELIVYVAVDNPQGIQFGGVVAAPVVRNIMADALPYLGVKPSADQLPKEYKPGETRIVTVPNVVGKTVSDLYEDLNMNFTLSASGKGSTVIRQAPAAGSRVAKGSVIRIYLGEEAADE is encoded by the coding sequence ATGAAAATATCTCAGGTGACCGTGCGCAGGCGGCTGTTCGCCGCTCTCATTTTCGTAATCGTCGGTTTCGGCGCCCTGATTTTCCGGCTCGGATACGTTCAGCTGTGGAACGGGGAGGAACTGTCGGAAAAAGCGGAAGATTCCTGGAGACGCGAAATTCCGTTCGCCGCCAAACGCGGGGCGATCGCGGATCGGAACGGCGTCAGCCTCGCGTATAACGTCAGTTCGCCGACGGTGTACGCCGTCCCGGCCCAGGTCAAGGATCCGGGAGAAACGGCGAGAAAGCTGTCGCCCTTGCTCGGCATGACGGAGGAGAAGCTTTATTCGCAGCTGACGAAAAAGGAGAGCAACGTCCGGCTGCAGCCGGGGGGACGCAAAATGACGACCGAGCTGGCGCAGCGGGTCCGGGATCTCGATTTGCCGGGCATCGTCGTCGCGGAGGACAGCAAGCGCTACTATCCTTACGGCAGCATGGCGTCGCACATTCTCGGCATCGTCGGCTACGACGGGGGACTGACGGGGCTGGAGAAAAAGTATGACGAGCTGCTGTCCGGCATCAACGGGAACGTTTCGTTCCTGACGGACGCGGCGGGCAGGCAGATGCCGAATTCGTCGGAAAATTACGTGCCGTCGCGCGACGGGCTCACGCTCCAGCTTACGCTCGACCAAAAAATCCAGTCGATCGTCGAACGCGAGCTCGATCAAGCCATGCTTCAATATCAGGCCGACAGCGTCATCGCCATCGCGATGGATCCGGACACCGGCGAAATTTTGGCGATGGGAAGCCGTCCGACGTTTCAGCCCGATTTGTATCAGGAGGTCGACCCGTCCGTCTACAACCGGATTTTGCCGATCTGGATGACGTACGAGCCCGGGTCGACGTTCAAGATCATTACGCTCTCCGCGGCGCTCGAGGAAAAAAAGGTCGATTTGAAAAACGAGTTTTTTTACGACCCCGGCTTTGTGGACGTGGCCGGCGCCAAGCTGCGCTGCTGGAAAAAAGGAGGGCACGGCAGCCAGTCGTTCCTCGAGGTCGTCGAAAACTCCTGCAACCCGGGCTTCGTGGCGCTGGGGCAGCGGCTCGGCAAGGACGCGCTGTTCAAGTATATCCAGGATTTCGGCTTCGGGAAGCGAACCGGAATCGACCTGGAGGGAGAAGAAAACGGCATTTTGTTCAAGCCGAAGCAGGTCGGTCCGGTCGAGCTCGCGACGACCTCGTTCGGCCAGGGCGTTTCCGTTACGCCGATCCAGCAAATTACGGCGGTGGCGGCGGCGATCAACGGCGGAAAGCTGTATAAGCCGCACGTGTCCAAGGCATGGGTGCACCCGGAAACCGGGACCGTGCTGGAGGAGACGCAGCCCGAGCTCGTCCGGGAGGTCATCTCGCCCGAGACGTCGCGGCAGGTTCGCGAGGCGCTCGAAAGCGTCGTCGCCCGCGGCACGGGGGGCAACGCCTTCCTGGACGGCTACCGGGTCGGCGGCAAGACGGGGACCGCGCAAAAGGTCGTGAACGGCAGGTACTCGCCGAACGAGCACATCGTGTCCTTTATCGGCTTCGCGCCGGCGGACGACCCCGAGCTGATCGTTTACGTCGCGGTCGACAATCCGCAGGGCATTCAATTCGGCGGCGTCGTCGCGGCGCCCGTCGTGCGCAACATCATGGCGGACGCGCTGCCGTACCTCGGCGTCAAGCCGAGCGCCGACCAGCTTCCGAAGGAATACAAGCCGGGCGAAACGCGGATCGTGACGGTGCCGAACGTCGTCGGGAAGACGGTTTCGGATTTGTACGAGGACCTGAACATGAATTTTACGTTGTCCGCTTCGGGCAAAGGCTCGACGGTCATCCGGCAGGCGCCCGCGGCCGGCTCGCGGGTGGCGAAAGGGTCGGTCATCCGCATCTATTTGGGCGAAGAAGCCGCGGACGAATGA
- a CDS encoding UDP-N-acetylmuramoyl-L-alanyl-D-glutamate--2,6-diaminopimelate ligase, producing the protein MLLEELARQLIVCRPVGDIRVPIQGIEADSRRVRPGQLFFCLPGHTVDGHDFAPQAAAAGAAALVVGRELDVALPQLVVPDVGHALAQLADVWFGRPSHKLLPIGVTGTNGKTTTTYLIERILADAGIAPGVIGTIETRFAGRSLPMSGTTPDALNLQRIFREMADAGTERCVMEVSSHALAQGRVKGTRFRGAVFTNLTQDHLDYHGTMEAYADAKGLFFSRLGNHYEDDPSLRGYAVLNADDDVSERFARLTAAEVVTYGVEREAHVRASNVRISAGGTSFTADTFRGSREVKLKLVGKFNVYNALAALAAALCEGIGLDRAIASLESTPGVPGRVEAVDEGQPFAVIVDYAHTPDGLDNVLRTVRELAKGQVICVFGCGGDRDRTKRPIMGRIAAQLADRLIVTSDNPRSEDPAAILRDIEAGLADIGTPRERYILEPDRKAAIEMAVEMASPGDVVLIAGKGHETYQIIGGVTYDFDDRLVAKEALRRRKS; encoded by the coding sequence ATGTTATTGGAAGAACTTGCCCGGCAGTTGATCGTATGCCGTCCCGTCGGCGATATCCGGGTCCCTATACAAGGCATCGAAGCTGATTCCCGTCGCGTGCGGCCGGGTCAGCTGTTCTTTTGTTTGCCCGGCCATACCGTGGACGGGCACGATTTCGCGCCGCAAGCGGCGGCGGCCGGCGCGGCGGCGCTCGTCGTCGGCCGCGAGCTGGACGTCGCCCTGCCGCAGCTCGTCGTGCCCGACGTCGGGCATGCGCTGGCGCAGCTTGCGGACGTCTGGTTCGGACGTCCGTCGCACAAGCTGCTGCCGATCGGCGTCACCGGCACGAACGGCAAGACGACGACGACGTATTTGATCGAGCGCATTCTGGCGGACGCGGGCATCGCGCCCGGCGTCATCGGCACGATCGAGACGCGGTTCGCCGGAAGGAGCCTGCCGATGTCGGGGACGACGCCCGACGCGCTGAACCTGCAGCGGATTTTCCGGGAAATGGCGGACGCCGGAACGGAGCGCTGCGTCATGGAAGTCAGCTCCCATGCGCTCGCGCAGGGCCGCGTGAAGGGGACAAGGTTCCGCGGCGCGGTATTTACGAACCTGACGCAGGACCATCTCGATTATCACGGCACGATGGAAGCATACGCCGACGCGAAGGGGCTGTTTTTCTCCCGGCTCGGCAACCATTACGAGGACGATCCGTCCTTGCGCGGCTACGCCGTGCTCAACGCGGACGACGACGTTTCGGAACGGTTCGCCCGGCTGACCGCGGCGGAAGTGGTGACCTACGGCGTGGAGCGGGAGGCTCACGTTCGGGCGTCGAACGTCCGCATCTCCGCCGGGGGAACGTCGTTTACGGCGGACACGTTCCGCGGCAGCCGCGAAGTGAAGCTCAAGCTCGTCGGCAAGTTCAACGTCTACAACGCGCTGGCGGCGCTCGCGGCCGCGCTTTGCGAAGGCATCGGGCTCGACCGGGCGATCGCGAGCCTGGAGAGCACGCCCGGCGTTCCCGGCCGGGTGGAAGCGGTCGACGAGGGCCAGCCGTTTGCCGTCATCGTCGATTACGCGCATACGCCCGACGGGCTGGACAACGTGCTCCGCACCGTCCGGGAGCTGGCAAAGGGACAAGTGATATGCGTTTTCGGCTGCGGCGGGGACCGCGACCGGACGAAGCGGCCGATCATGGGCCGAATCGCCGCACAGCTCGCCGACAGGCTGATCGTGACGAGCGACAATCCGCGCTCGGAGGATCCGGCCGCGATTTTGCGGGACATCGAGGCGGGGCTCGCGGACATCGGCACGCCCCGGGAGCGCTACATACTGGAACCGGACCGAAAGGCCGCGATCGAGATGGCGGTTGAAATGGCAAGCCCGGGAGATGTAGTATTGATTGCGGGGAAAGGTCATGAAACGTATCAAATCATCGGCGGCGTCACCTACGATTTCGACGACCGCCTCGTTGCGAAAGAAGCATTAAGGAGACGAAAGTCGTGA